The Silene latifolia isolate original U9 population chromosome X, ASM4854445v1, whole genome shotgun sequence genome contains the following window.
GTACGTTCGACCGCTTTACCCTGCTTCGAGCAGAAGACTCTTTATAGGCAATGGGGTAATGATAATCATTGTAAATGGATGTAATTCGTGACATGAAGCCATGACTCTCCAAATTTTTTTTATTCcttctcttttaattttttttggcaTCCTTCCTGGTTTTCTTCTGACTTTTCATTTTAGTTGATTCATATTTATGTTAGTTGCATTGTCTGTGCAGATCTTTGCAAGGGAATGACATTCATGGCAAGATTCCTAGAGAGTTCGGAAAATTGACCAGTCTGACAAGCTTGGATTTAGAAGATAACCGTTTGACCGGGGAAATACCATCTTCCCTCGGTAATCTTAAAAATCTTAAATATTTGTGAGTTGTAACATCTGATTTTATTTTTTCAATTCTGTATTGAATCACCTATATCGTTTTTTTTTATCAGCCCGGTTACTGGTCTTTATATAATTTTGTCCATGCAGAATTTTGAGCCGTAACGCTCTCAAAGGAACTATCCCAGAATCTCTGTCCAATCTAGATCACTTAATTAGCATGTAAGTGAAAGTAGTAATCTTTTTAAAATACTTTTCTGCTTCCTTTTTAGTTCCAACCTTTCTGTATTTGGTAACTTGGTTAGAAATTTTATTCGAAATTAATTACTCCGCGTAATGATAATTATATTGCCTCTTGTGTCTCATATATTATGCTTTGTGGTGGCAGCCAGttatcttcaaatcagctcaGTGGCGAAATTCCTGAGAAACTCTTAAAGGTTCCGAAATACAAGTATGATATTTAACTCTATCTTTACAGTTACATAGTTTGTTCTGTCAACTTATTCCACACTAAGACTAATGTATTTGTTAACGAATAGAAGGGTGAAGAACTATACTGTTATCTGTAATAaacaattatcatatatgaatctGTGATTCTCCTACTGCAGTTTCACCAGCAATGACTTGAACTGTGGCGAAGATCTTCATCGTCTTTGTGTGTCAGCTGCTAGTTATACAGGTAAAATATCTCTCTgcaaaattattgtaatttcacaTAGGAATTGCATTTGCGGAATCTAAAATCATAAATTTATACACCATGTGTAGACTGACCGACTGACAAATACTTGATATGTTGTAGAGTCTTCAAGCAAAACGAAACTTGGAGTTATAGTTGGAGTAATTGGAGGGCTTATTTGTGTGTTACTTATTGGCCTCCTGGTTGTTTGTGTGGCCAAGAGAAGATACGCGGGTTTGAAGCGTGAAGTCTATGTTGATGTTGCAGGTTCAGTTGTTGATTCTTTCTATCTCTTGCTTCACTGTTTATGGTCGCTTTAATGGAGCAAGTGCATATTTGTGTGTAGATCTTACGACTTAATGGAAGTGTGTGGAGTTTTTAGTAAGATATTAAGTTTCCATTTGGCTGGTTATAATGCTGGTAATTGTTTGGCAATTGGAATTAAGACACATATATGATCTATTAAAAAACTATTTTCATATTATCAATTTTTAACAGAACTAGCTATTATAAAGAGGATAATATAAATAGGATGGAGGTTCAGAGTGAGTATGAATACATGCCTGCAAATTCATGTGGTTGATCAATAATCCGTAGACCACTTGTCATCTTCAGCTGCTGCTGTAATCACCCTTTTTCTCTCCTGTGTACTTTTTACAGGCGAAGTTGATCGTAGAATTGCATATGGCCAACTCAAGCGATTTGCATACAGGGAATTGCAAATAGCCACAGACAACTTTAGTGAGAAAAACGTTCTTGGTCAAGGTGGCTTTGGCAAGGTTTATAAAGGTCTTCTTGGAGATAAAACAAAGGTTGCAGTGAAAAGATTAACCGATTATGAAAGCCCGGGAGGTGATGCAGCTTTCCAACGTGAGGTCGAGATGATAAGCGTTGCTGTGCATAAGAATCTACTACGCTTAATAGGGTTTTGCACTACCACAACTGAGCGACTTTTGGTGTACCCATTCATGCAGAATCTAAGTGTTGCTTATCGCCTGCGGGGTACAGTGACCATCC
Protein-coding sequences here:
- the LOC141623239 gene encoding putative LRR receptor-like serine/threonine-protein kinase At5g65240 isoform X2; the encoded protein is MCDHRLKVVSVTLSYLGLSGTLSRQIGALKTLTSLSLQGNDIHGKIPREFGKLTSLTSLDLEDNRLTGEIPSSLGNLKNLKYLILSRNALKGTIPESLSNLDHLISIQLSSNQLSGEIPEKLLKVPKYNFTSNDLNCGEDLHRLCVSAASYTESSSKTKLGVIVGVIGGLICVLLIGLLVVCVAKRRYAGLKREVYVDVAGEVDRRIAYGQLKRFAYRELQIATDNFSEKNVLGQGGFGKVYKGLLGDKTKVAVKRLTDYESPGGDAAFQREVEMISVAVHKNLLRLIGFCTTTTERLLVYPFMQNLSVAYRLRELKPGEAVLDWPTRKRISLGTARGLEYLHEHCDPKIIHRDVKAANVLLDENFEAVVGDFGLAKLVDVRKTNVTTQVRGTMGHIAPEYLSTGKSSERTDVFGYGIMLLELVTGQRAIDFSRLEEEDDVLLLDHVKKLEREKRLDRIIDKNLSNYDTQEVDMMIKVALLCTQPSPEERPAMSVVVRMLEGEGLAERWEEWQHVEVSRREEYQRLQRRFDWCDHSIHNQDAIELSGGR